The proteins below come from a single Saccharopolyspora sp. SCSIO 74807 genomic window:
- a CDS encoding lactonase family protein has translation MPQDAHYRVYLGAYTGPESAANGIRLAHADGTGRLRCTDSVADSYDPSFLALSPDGAALYAVNELARGRVVAFAVGADGRLTEVNSQPTHGSAPCHVSVHPSGRYVLTANYLSGNVVVHPVGERGALREACHAVEHSGQGPNRQRQEGPHAHQILPSPDGRFVLAADLGTDAVYVYAFDADTGHMALKHEVSPQAGAGPRHLAFHPDGERAFLVNELDSTIVPLAYDPETGELQPGRPRPLVPAGHTDENLAAEVVVSPDGRFVFASNRGHDSIAVFTGELEPLGFVPAGVRGPRHIALSPEGGVLYAAGQLSETVQAFEVSDSGELATLGDPVPTPAPACVLPVPPRAE, from the coding sequence ATGCCGCAAGACGCGCACTACCGGGTCTACCTGGGCGCTTACACCGGCCCGGAATCCGCCGCCAACGGGATCCGCCTGGCGCACGCCGACGGGACCGGGCGATTGCGGTGCACCGACAGCGTGGCCGACAGCTACGACCCGTCGTTCCTGGCGCTGTCCCCGGACGGCGCGGCGTTGTACGCGGTCAACGAGCTGGCCAGGGGACGGGTCGTGGCGTTCGCGGTGGGTGCGGACGGCCGGCTCACCGAGGTCAACTCGCAGCCCACGCACGGATCAGCGCCCTGCCACGTGAGCGTGCACCCCTCGGGGCGCTACGTGCTGACCGCGAACTACCTCTCCGGCAACGTCGTGGTGCATCCGGTCGGCGAGCGCGGGGCGTTGCGCGAGGCGTGCCACGCCGTCGAGCACAGCGGCCAGGGCCCCAACCGGCAGCGCCAGGAAGGCCCGCACGCGCACCAGATCCTGCCGTCGCCGGACGGGCGGTTCGTGCTCGCCGCAGACCTCGGCACGGACGCGGTGTACGTGTACGCCTTCGACGCGGACACCGGGCACATGGCGCTCAAGCACGAGGTCTCGCCGCAGGCGGGCGCCGGGCCGCGGCACCTCGCCTTCCACCCGGACGGCGAGCGCGCGTTCCTGGTCAACGAGCTGGACTCGACGATCGTGCCGCTGGCCTACGACCCGGAGACCGGTGAGCTGCAGCCGGGCCGCCCGCGACCGCTGGTGCCCGCGGGCCACACCGACGAGAACTTGGCCGCGGAGGTGGTCGTCTCCCCGGACGGCCGGTTCGTGTTCGCCTCCAACCGCGGCCACGACAGCATCGCGGTGTTCACCGGCGAGCTGGAGCCGCTCGGGTTCGTGCCCGCGGGCGTGCGCGGTCCGCGGCACATCGCGCTGTCGCCGGAAGGCGGGGTGCTGTACGCGGCCGGGCAGCTCAGCGAAACGGTGCAGGCTTTCGAAGTTTCGGACTCGGGCGAGCTCGCGACGCTGGGCGATCCGGTGCCCACCCCGGCTCCGGCGTGCGTGCTGCCGGTTCCGCCGCGGGCCGAGTGA
- a CDS encoding protein kinase domain-containing protein, with protein sequence MQPLLASDPAKVGDYRLLARIGGGAMGAVYLARSRGARVVAIKVARPELAEDAEFRERFRREVDMARSVGGFWTAAVVDAEPDAEQPWLATEYVPGPTLHSAVSDHGALPEPTVRSLAAGLAEALSAIHRAGLVHRDLKPGNVLLGPDGPRVIDFGISRAVTNSALTATGIFLGTPGYFSPEQTTGSDVGPPSDVFSLGAVLVFAAGAAGPFGSGSAPVMLYRVVHNRPDLSALSPGLRSLLGPCLAKEPAERPTPDQLLDAIGATSPQGDNWLPPAISAVINEHTTQLKQASEAAFEMPLPGGAAQNGGTAQSSAAHQGGNRGTAFAQPPGGQAVPGSAAFQAGTPSNPGSRPRGDWSAAPPQFRNPNAGAAPAAQTKRPPAPKAPEPSFPSSVPRKVSANTPGPVFVTGGRGSALLWAVLMFVVAAFAYTLGDEVAGNPVPTLAFLLFFVSGLLSLAKAVLPGLRLKVNTDGLRISRAGLAREIPWHEVRRVGIVGKGKRQALTVWLAEHAPPQRWHAWHPVRRMHGGVQMFPLGATGGPITRRQETHRVREALQQYGRGTYDRRLS encoded by the coding sequence GTGCAGCCGTTGCTGGCAAGCGATCCCGCCAAGGTCGGGGACTACCGCCTGCTCGCCCGCATCGGTGGCGGCGCGATGGGCGCGGTGTACCTGGCGCGTTCCCGCGGCGCCCGCGTCGTGGCGATCAAGGTGGCCCGCCCGGAGCTCGCCGAGGACGCGGAGTTCCGCGAACGGTTCCGCCGCGAAGTCGACATGGCCCGCTCCGTCGGCGGCTTCTGGACCGCCGCCGTCGTCGATGCCGAACCGGACGCCGAGCAACCGTGGCTGGCCACCGAATACGTGCCCGGCCCGACGCTGCACAGCGCGGTCTCCGACCACGGCGCGCTGCCCGAGCCGACCGTGCGCAGCCTCGCCGCCGGGCTGGCCGAGGCGCTCAGCGCGATCCACCGGGCCGGGCTGGTGCACCGCGACCTGAAACCGGGCAACGTGCTGCTGGGGCCGGACGGGCCGCGGGTCATCGACTTCGGCATCTCGCGCGCGGTGACCAACAGCGCGCTCACCGCCACCGGGATCTTCCTCGGCACGCCGGGGTACTTCTCACCGGAGCAGACCACCGGCAGCGACGTCGGCCCGCCCAGCGACGTGTTCTCGCTCGGCGCGGTGCTGGTGTTCGCGGCAGGCGCCGCCGGGCCGTTCGGCTCCGGCAGCGCACCGGTGATGCTGTACCGGGTGGTGCACAACCGGCCGGACCTGAGCGCGCTGAGCCCGGGTCTGCGCTCGCTGCTCGGCCCGTGCCTGGCCAAGGAACCTGCCGAGCGGCCGACGCCGGACCAGCTGCTGGACGCGATCGGCGCGACGAGCCCGCAGGGCGACAACTGGCTCCCGCCCGCGATCAGCGCCGTGATCAACGAGCACACCACGCAGCTCAAGCAGGCTTCCGAGGCGGCGTTCGAGATGCCGCTGCCGGGTGGTGCCGCCCAGAACGGCGGCACGGCTCAGAGCAGTGCTGCCCACCAGGGCGGCAACCGAGGAACCGCATTCGCGCAGCCGCCCGGCGGGCAGGCCGTGCCCGGCTCGGCCGCGTTCCAGGCCGGCACGCCGTCGAACCCCGGCTCACGACCGCGGGGTGACTGGTCGGCCGCACCGCCGCAGTTTCGGAACCCGAACGCGGGGGCCGCGCCCGCCGCGCAGACCAAGCGGCCGCCCGCCCCGAAGGCTCCCGAACCGTCGTTCCCGTCGTCGGTGCCGCGGAAGGTTTCCGCGAACACCCCCGGACCGGTGTTCGTCACCGGCGGTCGCGGCAGCGCGCTGCTGTGGGCGGTGTTGATGTTCGTGGTCGCGGCATTCGCTTACACGCTCGGCGACGAAGTCGCCGGCAACCCGGTACCGACGCTGGCGTTCCTGCTGTTCTTCGTCAGCGGTCTGCTGTCGCTGGCCAAAGCCGTGCTGCCGGGCCTGCGGCTGAAGGTCAACACCGACGGGCTGCGGATCTCGCGGGCCGGGCTGGCGCGGGAGATCCCGTGGCACGAAGTGCGCCGCGTCGGCATCGTCGGCAAGGGCAAGAGGCAGGCGTTGACCGTGTGGCTGGCCGAACACGCGCCGCCGCAGCGCTGGCACGCGTGGCACCCGGTGCGCCGGATGCACGGCGGGGTGCAGATGTTCCCGCTCGGCGCGACCGGCGGGCCGATCACGCGGCGGCAGGAGACCCACCGGGTGCGCGAGGCCCTGCAGCAGTACGGCCGCGGCACCTACGACCGCCGCTTGAGCTGA
- a CDS encoding sugar ABC transporter ATP-binding protein: MSRSEGSAAPVLVRLDDVSKRFPGVVAVSGVHLDVRAGEVHVLAGENGAGKSTLMKLVAQVEEPSSGTVEVDGRPVSFRGPAAARRLGISMVHQEFALAPDLSVAENLFIGHEPGSAGWISRSAEREQARALLKRVGLHVDPARPVGKLSTAQQQRVELAKALAVEAKLLILDEPTATLTEQETAELFGIVRELTANGIGVLYISHRLDEIFEIGDRVTVLRDGEVVATRPVAELDESRLVALMVGRDVQNLYPRTYTEPGEVRLRVRGLSRGAAVRDVSFEVRAGEIVGMAGLVGAGRTELARSVFGAEPPDSGSVELDGRELKIRGPADAIAAGIGYLTESRKSDGLALQLGVDKNITLAKLPMAGGLIDLGAERRVAQRERDRLRIRVPNIGRPVQALSGGNQQKVVLARWLQTEAEVLLFDEPGRGMDVGAKSEMFGQLDALAVDGKAVVLISSYLPELLNMCDRILVLREGRITGELERAEFSEERIVALATGAREDQ; encoded by the coding sequence GTGTCGCGTTCCGAGGGGTCGGCGGCGCCGGTGCTGGTGCGGCTCGACGACGTGAGCAAACGATTCCCCGGGGTGGTCGCGGTCTCCGGGGTCCACTTGGACGTGCGCGCGGGCGAGGTGCACGTGCTGGCCGGCGAGAACGGCGCGGGCAAGTCGACGCTGATGAAGCTGGTGGCGCAGGTCGAGGAACCCTCCTCCGGCACCGTCGAGGTCGACGGCCGGCCGGTGTCCTTCCGCGGGCCCGCCGCGGCGCGCAGGCTCGGGATCTCGATGGTGCACCAGGAATTCGCGCTGGCCCCCGACCTGTCGGTGGCGGAGAACCTGTTCATCGGGCACGAGCCCGGCAGCGCCGGGTGGATCTCCCGCAGCGCCGAGCGCGAGCAGGCGCGGGCGTTGCTCAAGCGGGTCGGGCTGCACGTCGATCCCGCGCGGCCGGTGGGCAAGCTCTCCACCGCGCAGCAGCAGCGGGTGGAGCTGGCGAAGGCGCTGGCGGTCGAGGCGAAGCTGCTCATCCTGGACGAGCCGACGGCGACGCTGACCGAGCAGGAGACCGCGGAACTGTTCGGCATCGTCCGCGAGCTCACCGCCAACGGCATCGGCGTCCTGTACATCTCGCACCGGCTGGACGAGATCTTCGAGATCGGCGACCGCGTGACGGTGCTGCGCGACGGCGAGGTGGTCGCGACCCGGCCGGTGGCCGAGCTGGACGAGTCGCGGCTGGTCGCGCTGATGGTGGGCCGCGACGTGCAGAACCTCTACCCGCGCACCTACACCGAGCCGGGCGAGGTGCGGCTGCGGGTGCGCGGGCTGTCCCGCGGCGCGGCGGTGCGCGACGTGTCGTTCGAGGTGCGCGCGGGCGAGATCGTCGGCATGGCCGGGCTGGTGGGTGCCGGGCGCACCGAGTTGGCGCGATCGGTGTTCGGGGCCGAACCGCCGGATTCCGGCTCGGTCGAGCTGGACGGCCGGGAACTCAAGATCCGCGGCCCGGCGGACGCGATCGCCGCGGGCATCGGCTACCTCACCGAGAGCCGCAAGTCCGACGGGCTGGCGCTGCAGCTCGGCGTGGACAAGAACATCACGCTGGCGAAGCTGCCGATGGCGGGCGGGCTGATCGACCTGGGCGCGGAACGCCGCGTCGCGCAACGGGAACGGGACCGGCTGCGGATCCGGGTGCCGAACATCGGCCGCCCGGTGCAGGCGCTGTCCGGCGGCAACCAGCAGAAGGTCGTGCTGGCGCGCTGGCTGCAGACCGAGGCCGAGGTGCTGCTGTTCGACGAGCCCGGCCGCGGCATGGACGTCGGGGCGAAATCGGAGATGTTCGGCCAGCTGGACGCGCTGGCCGTGGACGGCAAGGCGGTCGTGCTGATCTCCAGCTACCTGCCGGAACTGCTGAACATGTGCGACCGGATCCTCGTGCTGCGCGAGGGGCGGATCACCGGTGAGCTCGAGCGCGCCGAGTTCTCCGAAGAACGGATCGTGGCGCTGGCGACCGGAGCGAGGGAGGACCAGTGA
- a CDS encoding ABC transporter permease, which produces MSEQSPTGPGGQPPVEEDRSESGGAASGGLLGGLTDRFSGAISQVAAAGALIVVFVVLSIIAPSFLTADNLFNLGSQTSVNAVMAVGVTLVIITGGIDLSVGSVAALSGVLGVMLMADFGFNPLVGILGGLVVGAAAGLVNGLLVSTVGLPPFIATLGMLSVARGLVLISTGAVAVFGAPESFRLLGQGVIGPVPIPVLMIVVVAVLGHLVLTRTRLGRYSYVMGSNSEAARLSGVPVRKHTTWVYVLSGMLAGLGGMIAASRINSGQPNFGEGLELDVIAAVVIGGASLFGGRGTVLGSLIGAFLVAVIRNGAVQLNIGTFYQNVLIGVIIWLAVWWDRYQRRKLAGDVG; this is translated from the coding sequence GTGAGCGAGCAGTCGCCGACCGGGCCTGGCGGGCAGCCGCCGGTCGAAGAGGACAGATCGGAAAGCGGGGGTGCGGCCTCCGGTGGCCTGCTCGGCGGGTTGACCGACCGCTTCTCCGGAGCGATCTCGCAGGTCGCCGCTGCGGGGGCGCTGATCGTGGTGTTCGTGGTGCTCTCGATCATCGCGCCGTCGTTCCTGACCGCGGACAACCTGTTCAACCTGGGGTCGCAGACCTCGGTGAACGCGGTGATGGCGGTCGGTGTGACGCTGGTGATCATCACCGGCGGCATCGACCTGTCGGTGGGTTCGGTGGCCGCGCTGTCCGGGGTGCTCGGCGTGATGCTGATGGCCGACTTCGGCTTCAACCCGCTGGTGGGCATCCTCGGCGGACTCGTGGTCGGCGCGGCCGCGGGCCTGGTCAACGGCCTGCTGGTGTCGACGGTGGGGCTGCCGCCGTTCATCGCGACGCTGGGGATGCTCAGCGTCGCCCGCGGTCTGGTGCTGATCAGCACCGGCGCGGTCGCGGTGTTCGGCGCGCCGGAGTCGTTCCGCCTGCTCGGGCAGGGCGTGATCGGTCCGGTGCCGATCCCGGTGCTGATGATCGTGGTGGTCGCGGTGCTCGGGCACTTGGTGCTCACCCGCACCCGGCTGGGCCGCTACTCCTACGTGATGGGCTCGAACTCGGAGGCCGCGCGGCTGTCCGGCGTGCCGGTGCGCAAGCACACGACCTGGGTCTACGTGCTGTCCGGGATGCTGGCCGGGCTCGGCGGCATGATCGCGGCTTCGCGGATCAACTCGGGTCAGCCGAACTTCGGCGAGGGCCTGGAGCTGGACGTGATCGCGGCCGTGGTGATCGGCGGGGCGAGCCTGTTCGGCGGGCGCGGCACGGTGCTGGGTTCGCTGATCGGCGCGTTCCTGGTCGCGGTGATCCGCAACGGCGCGGTGCAGCTGAACATCGGCACCTTCTACCAGAACGTGCTGATCGGCGTGATCATCTGGCTCGCGGTGTGGTGGGACCGGTACCAGCGCCGCAAGCTCGCCGGGGACGTCGGGTGA
- a CDS encoding substrate-binding domain-containing protein: MKKLLGLLCLVVLLAASGCSVRIHRPSGTAAAEGGAIRLAVIPKAIGFDFWEQVRVGAECAASKHPNVNVYWDGVTSEDDVSGQQSLLQDTIAQGVQGLVFAATDAKALAQVSESALQQGTTVVNMDSGTTPQPPGVPVYATNNVQAAEQGTQLLADQLGGRGKVAFIEFLPGTSTNETRAEGFERGLAKNPGLQLVARQSSSSDYNTALQVTQDILTANPDLNGIYAGNEPSVLGAAEAVRQAGKAGQVKIIGWDTSEGQIESLKDGVITGLIAQNPFKMGYSSVQSAITDIRRLPGESPATDTGSTLVTKENMRTPEIQKLLNPSCANPPQ; this comes from the coding sequence ATGAAGAAGCTGCTGGGACTGCTGTGCCTGGTCGTGCTGCTGGCCGCGTCCGGCTGCAGCGTGCGGATCCACCGGCCGAGCGGCACGGCCGCCGCGGAGGGCGGCGCGATCCGGCTCGCGGTGATCCCGAAGGCGATCGGGTTCGACTTCTGGGAGCAGGTGCGCGTCGGCGCCGAGTGCGCGGCCTCGAAGCACCCGAACGTCAACGTCTACTGGGACGGCGTCACTTCGGAGGACGACGTCAGCGGTCAGCAGAGCCTGCTGCAGGACACCATCGCCCAGGGCGTGCAGGGTCTGGTTTTCGCCGCCACGGACGCGAAAGCGCTCGCGCAGGTGTCGGAGTCGGCTCTGCAGCAGGGCACCACGGTGGTGAACATGGACTCCGGCACCACTCCGCAGCCGCCGGGCGTGCCGGTCTACGCCACGAACAACGTGCAGGCCGCCGAGCAGGGCACCCAGCTGCTGGCCGACCAGCTCGGCGGGCGCGGCAAGGTCGCGTTCATCGAGTTCCTGCCGGGCACCAGCACGAACGAGACCCGCGCGGAGGGCTTCGAGCGCGGGCTGGCGAAGAACCCGGGCCTGCAGCTGGTGGCGCGGCAGTCCTCCAGCAGCGACTACAACACCGCCTTGCAGGTCACCCAGGACATCCTGACCGCGAATCCGGACCTGAACGGGATCTACGCGGGCAACGAGCCGAGCGTGCTGGGCGCGGCCGAGGCGGTTCGGCAGGCGGGCAAGGCCGGCCAGGTCAAGATCATCGGGTGGGACACCTCGGAAGGCCAGATCGAGTCGTTGAAGGACGGCGTGATCACCGGTCTGATCGCGCAGAACCCGTTCAAGATGGGCTATTCCTCGGTCCAGTCGGCGATCACCGACATCCGCAGGCTGCCGGGCGAAAGCCCGGCCACCGACACCGGTTCGACGCTGGTCACGAAGGAGAACATGCGGACTCCGGAGATCCAGAAGCTGCTGAACCCGTCGTGCGCGAACCCGCCGCAGTGA
- a CDS encoding copper chaperone PCu(A)C — MRGFTSIALVAFGLGALTGCGGTVLESPSGAPAGAAGTIGTNEGVGQIKVRNVHLAATEAGYPPGSAAPAELFLINNGMRQDALVGARSPQAERVELRWDRGCDGQAEPVPQIPVTAQGTVPLAPGQPESATPYRLEVIGLERMARPGTTFPLTLTFAQAGDVRVDAKIQATRDGDKPPPHPCAAPPGPPATAPPPPSTPQGREFTAQGTVQAGPRPDCRLLSGHGRPYILVGGDPAVVRPGAEITVRGSPVPELRTPCGHGTTLHVLQAMPR; from the coding sequence GTGCGGGGGTTCACGAGCATCGCGCTGGTCGCGTTCGGGTTGGGTGCGCTGACCGGCTGCGGCGGGACGGTGCTGGAATCGCCCAGCGGTGCTCCGGCGGGTGCCGCGGGGACCATCGGCACCAACGAGGGCGTCGGGCAGATCAAAGTCCGCAACGTGCACTTGGCCGCCACCGAAGCGGGCTATCCGCCTGGTTCCGCCGCACCGGCCGAGCTCTTCCTGATCAATAACGGGATGCGGCAGGACGCACTGGTCGGAGCGCGTTCCCCGCAAGCCGAACGGGTCGAGCTGCGATGGGACCGGGGCTGCGACGGGCAGGCCGAACCCGTGCCGCAGATCCCTGTCACCGCGCAGGGCACGGTCCCGCTGGCGCCCGGCCAGCCCGAGTCGGCCACGCCGTACCGGCTGGAGGTCATCGGGCTGGAGCGGATGGCCCGCCCGGGAACGACGTTCCCGCTGACATTGACCTTCGCGCAGGCAGGTGACGTGCGCGTGGACGCGAAGATCCAAGCCACCCGCGACGGCGACAAGCCCCCTCCGCACCCGTGCGCGGCACCGCCCGGTCCACCGGCGACAGCGCCACCACCGCCCAGCACACCGCAGGGCAGGGAATTCACCGCGCAGGGCACGGTGCAAGCCGGTCCCCGGCCGGACTGCCGGCTGCTGTCCGGACACGGCAGGCCGTACATCCTGGTCGGCGGCGATCCGGCCGTGGTGCGGCCGGGAGCCGAGATCACCGTGCGCGGTTCTCCGGTACCGGAGCTGCGCACGCCGTGCGGGCACGGCACCACGCTGCACGTGCTGCAAGCGATGCCGAGGTGA
- a CDS encoding peroxiredoxin: MRIGATIDDFALPDQHGAERKLSELLAHGPVVLFFYPAAMTSGCTAESCHFRDLSAEFAELGAQPVGISTDPVDKQAEFARTNSFQYPLLSDTDGAVARIFGVKRRFGPLPVKRHTFVIGQDRTLLETVRSEFNMGTHADTALKFLRERSGA; the protein is encoded by the coding sequence ATGCGCATCGGCGCGACGATCGACGACTTCGCACTGCCGGACCAGCACGGCGCGGAACGCAAGCTCTCCGAACTGCTCGCGCACGGCCCGGTGGTGCTGTTCTTCTACCCGGCGGCGATGACCTCGGGCTGCACCGCGGAGAGCTGCCACTTCCGCGACCTGTCCGCGGAGTTCGCCGAGCTCGGGGCGCAGCCGGTGGGCATCAGCACCGACCCCGTCGACAAGCAGGCGGAGTTCGCCCGCACCAACTCGTTCCAGTACCCGCTGCTGTCCGACACCGACGGGGCCGTCGCGCGGATCTTCGGCGTCAAGCGCCGGTTCGGTCCGCTGCCGGTGAAGCGGCACACCTTCGTCATCGGCCAGGACCGCACGCTGCTGGAAACGGTGCGCAGCGAGTTCAACATGGGCACGCACGCCGACACGGCGCTGAAGTTCCTCCGCGAGCGAAGCGGCGCATGA
- a CDS encoding type 1 glutamine amidotransferase domain-containing protein — translation MSASLNGAKVAFLVAQDGIEQVELTQPWKAVQDAGGTPELVSVAPGSVQGRDGLEKADTFTVDKVVSEVSPDEYDGLVLPGGVANPDALRTEPSAVRFVGTFFSQQKPVAAICHGPWTLVEADVVRGRRVTSYPSLATDLRNAGAEWVDEEVVVDSGLVTSRNPNDLPAFCDKLVEEVAEGKHRAQARSA, via the coding sequence ATGAGCGCCAGTCTGAACGGCGCGAAGGTGGCGTTCCTGGTGGCCCAGGACGGCATCGAGCAGGTGGAGCTGACCCAGCCGTGGAAGGCCGTGCAGGACGCGGGCGGCACACCCGAGCTGGTGTCGGTGGCGCCCGGTTCGGTGCAGGGCCGGGACGGCCTGGAGAAGGCGGACACGTTCACCGTGGACAAGGTCGTCAGCGAGGTCTCGCCGGACGAGTACGACGGCTTGGTGCTGCCCGGCGGTGTGGCGAATCCGGACGCGCTTCGCACCGAGCCGAGCGCGGTGCGCTTCGTCGGCACCTTCTTCTCGCAGCAGAAGCCGGTCGCCGCGATCTGCCACGGCCCGTGGACGCTGGTCGAGGCGGACGTGGTTCGCGGCCGCCGGGTCACCTCCTACCCGAGCCTGGCCACGGATCTGCGCAACGCGGGCGCGGAATGGGTCGACGAGGAGGTCGTCGTCGACTCCGGCCTGGTGACCAGTCGCAACCCGAACGATCTGCCCGCGTTCTGCGACAAGCTCGTGGAAGAGGTCGCCGAGGGCAAGCACCGCGCGCAGGCCCGCAGCGCTTGA
- a CDS encoding Vms1/Ankzf1 family peptidyl-tRNA hydrolase has product MKLAFLQDVYERRGPFATVYLDTSADAEDAKKAVQLRWRSAREQLTDQGADEDTLRALDDTVDRHEYRTGRRGQVLVATGGEVVFNEELPEPPTDASDDEKVHYGTLPHLMPYLRLRASKIPHVVALVDHVNAELTIAPAGGEPQTRRVQGGEHPVHKAHVGGHDENEKRFQHAVEEQWQHNAREAADELAKQAMRIGAEAVVLAGDPQQRKLVHEALPDNIRERTVQTEASHLDRKASGESLRREVDDTVAHAVEARANETVREFEQERGRHERAVEGWERVIGALQRGQVRTLLWSRPESVTWLHVGPLPNQIALEQRSLTDMGVASPGTAPASAATAWAVAGTDAELVLVDPEKVELDGGVGAILRYSDG; this is encoded by the coding sequence ATGAAACTCGCGTTCCTGCAAGACGTCTACGAACGCCGAGGGCCGTTCGCGACGGTCTACCTGGACACTTCGGCGGATGCCGAGGACGCGAAGAAGGCCGTGCAATTGCGGTGGCGTTCGGCGCGTGAGCAGCTCACCGACCAAGGTGCCGACGAGGACACGCTGCGCGCATTGGACGACACCGTCGATCGGCACGAGTACCGCACCGGCCGCCGCGGCCAGGTGCTGGTGGCCACCGGCGGCGAGGTCGTGTTCAACGAGGAGCTGCCGGAACCGCCGACCGACGCTTCCGACGACGAGAAGGTGCACTACGGCACGCTGCCGCACCTGATGCCGTACCTGCGGCTGCGGGCTTCCAAGATCCCGCACGTCGTCGCGCTGGTCGATCACGTCAACGCGGAGCTCACGATCGCCCCGGCGGGCGGCGAGCCGCAGACCCGGCGGGTTCAGGGCGGTGAGCACCCGGTGCACAAGGCCCACGTCGGGGGCCACGACGAGAACGAGAAGCGCTTCCAGCACGCGGTCGAGGAGCAGTGGCAGCACAACGCCCGCGAGGCCGCCGACGAACTCGCCAAGCAGGCGATGCGCATCGGCGCCGAAGCGGTCGTGCTGGCCGGTGATCCGCAGCAGCGCAAGCTCGTGCACGAGGCGTTGCCGGACAACATCCGGGAGCGCACGGTGCAGACCGAGGCGAGCCACCTGGATCGCAAGGCGTCCGGCGAGAGCTTGCGCCGCGAGGTCGACGACACCGTGGCGCACGCCGTGGAGGCCCGCGCGAACGAGACGGTGCGCGAGTTCGAGCAGGAACGCGGCAGGCACGAACGCGCCGTCGAAGGCTGGGAACGCGTGATCGGCGCCCTGCAGCGCGGCCAGGTCCGGACCCTGCTGTGGTCTCGCCCGGAGTCGGTGACCTGGCTGCACGTCGGTCCGCTGCCGAACCAGATCGCGCTCGAGCAGCGCTCGCTCACGGACATGGGCGTGGCGAGCCCCGGCACCGCGCCCGCGAGTGCGGCGACCGCGTGGGCGGTGGCGGGCACCGATGCCGAACTGGTGCTGGTCGATCCGGAGAAGGTCGAGCTCGACGGCGGTGTCGGCGCGATCCTGCGCTACAGCGACGGCTGA
- a CDS encoding DUF2795 domain-containing protein: protein MTTTRETLKASLSGVDFPASKDQLVQFANNNGVDEETVRALRAMPPADYDNVTEVVRSVPLERGEEEGQSDSDKAQQNRRPQKGGLAEHQAEVPANPIVEELGENRGS, encoded by the coding sequence ATGACGACGACGCGTGAGACGCTGAAGGCTTCGCTGTCCGGCGTCGATTTCCCGGCGAGCAAGGACCAGCTGGTGCAGTTCGCCAACAACAACGGTGTCGACGAGGAGACCGTGCGGGCGCTGCGGGCGATGCCGCCCGCCGACTACGACAACGTCACCGAAGTGGTGCGCTCGGTCCCGCTGGAGCGGGGCGAGGAGGAGGGCCAGTCGGATTCCGACAAGGCTCAGCAGAACCGCCGGCCGCAGAAGGGCGGCTTGGCCGAGCACCAGGCCGAGGTCCCGGCGAACCCGATCGTCGAGGAGTTGGGGGAGAACCGGGGCAGCTGA
- a CDS encoding LacI family DNA-binding transcriptional regulator: protein MNRPTIIDIARRVGVSKAAVSYALNGRAGVSAATRERVLDVAAQLGWESGGPARTPAADRTGSVGVVLSRPPDELRSDPLVVQWLSGVEAALAQHGLSLQLALTPDQDAELLTYRRWWAERRIDGMIVTDLRACDPRPQLLRELGIPAVVVGDHERFGNVAVLRHIEREEVHAVVDHLASLGHRRIGHVQGGPDLQHTQNRSAALRGRVRERLGTDLVKAEADSTESGGVRASWRLLAADPPPTAIVYDSAVMAVAAVARSAELGTRVPDELAVLSWQDSMLCRVVTPQVTALAQDDEQNAEAAVHLLLELIETGTADDLELPPRVLVPRASTEGKS, encoded by the coding sequence TTGAACCGGCCCACGATCATCGACATCGCGCGCCGCGTGGGCGTGTCCAAGGCCGCGGTGTCCTACGCGCTCAACGGCCGCGCGGGTGTTTCGGCCGCGACGCGCGAACGCGTCCTCGATGTCGCCGCCCAGCTCGGCTGGGAGTCCGGCGGCCCGGCCCGCACTCCGGCCGCGGACCGCACCGGCAGCGTCGGCGTCGTGCTGTCCCGCCCGCCGGACGAGCTGCGTTCCGATCCGCTCGTGGTGCAGTGGTTGTCCGGGGTGGAGGCCGCGTTGGCGCAGCACGGCTTGTCGTTGCAGCTGGCGCTGACTCCGGACCAGGACGCCGAGCTGCTGACCTATCGCCGCTGGTGGGCCGAGCGCCGCATCGACGGCATGATCGTCACCGACCTGCGCGCCTGCGACCCGCGCCCGCAACTGCTGCGCGAACTCGGCATTCCCGCCGTCGTCGTCGGTGACCACGAGCGCTTCGGCAACGTCGCGGTGCTGCGCCACATCGAGCGCGAAGAGGTGCACGCCGTCGTCGATCACCTGGCGTCGCTGGGGCATCGCCGGATCGGCCACGTCCAAGGCGGTCCCGATCTGCAGCACACCCAGAACCGCAGCGCCGCGTTGCGCGGGCGGGTGCGCGAACGCCTCGGCACCGACCTGGTCAAAGCCGAGGCCGACAGCACCGAATCCGGTGGTGTGCGGGCGAGTTGGCGGCTGCTGGCCGCGGACCCGCCGCCCACGGCGATCGTCTACGACAGCGCGGTGATGGCGGTCGCGGCCGTGGCGCGCTCCGCCGAGCTCGGCACCCGCGTTCCGGATGAGCTCGCGGTGCTGTCCTGGCAGGACTCGATGCTGTGCCGGGTCGTGACGCCGCAGGTGACCGCGCTGGCGCAGGACGACGAGCAGAACGCGGAGGCAGCGGTGCACCTGCTGCTGGAGCTGATCGAGACCGGCACGGCCGACGACCTGGAACTTCCGCCGCGGGTGCTGGTCCCGCGGGCGAGCACCGAAGGCAAGAGCTGA